The sequence below is a genomic window from Bos indicus isolate NIAB-ARS_2022 breed Sahiwal x Tharparkar chromosome 24, NIAB-ARS_B.indTharparkar_mat_pri_1.0, whole genome shotgun sequence.
TCTTTAGTCCTTAAGTATTTGGGAAGGATCTTTTGTTCAACATTTAATGCATCTGAGAACTCCAGTTTCATTATGAGCCATTATGAAATGAGTGATTGGTGGCTTATTGTCTTTTGTGTGTGGCCATGTATTTTGTCGTGGTAATAGGCATCTTAAATatcattttgtttgttcattcaacaaacatttattgagaactttcTGGGTGGTTTGCTTTGTAGTAGATACTGGGGATAAAAGGATAAATGAGAGCATCTCTGACTTCAAAATACTTCCAGTCTAGGAGAAGACATAAAAGTACACAAAAAATAGCACATTGCATTATAAGGATTGTGATAGGTGTCTTCAGGAGAGACAATGGTGCATGCAGAAGGAATGGCAGAAGAAATAGGGCTGGAGAGGGTAACTGTGTCTGCAGACAATATGTAGCAATATACAGTAATCTCACTAATGACAAAATGGATTACCCATAGTAAAATCGGTCTTccctcatttattcaataaatgtttatcgAGTGCCTACTATTTTCCAGGTACTGTGCTTGGTATCTCTGTGATGGTATACACAGGCTAGAAAGGAAAACAGGCATTAATTAAATTAGCACAAAAatcaaatgtaaatttaaaactatGATAAGTACAACAAAGATGAGATACATTGTTTcatgaaaacatgaaaacattTGACAGGCCCCTTTCCCCCATGCAGTCGCAGTCATCCAActtcccctcttttttcttttttttttggaagaaaattaagtcttatttatttttaaaaccaaaccACTAGGAAAATATATCACAGTCTTGAAACAACAgacaatattatcatttcaagtAATAAGTTGGTAAAAAGACAAGGTCCTTAAAATGATAAGGTGCCAGAACTGGGATGAGAACAACTCATGTAGCAAAGGCCCAAGCTAAAGTGGGATTTGGTAACGGAGGACAGTCCTTTTGCCACTCTAAAGGAGCCACAGTTCACCCCTGAGTTGCTTACTTTTCCTCCCTTGACTTTTGTGTTGCCAGAGGATTGTCTCAATGCAGCTCTGTCATTTCTGGGGGCAAAGTAAGCAACACTGGGTTTAGACTTTCATTCTGTTTCACGAAAACCAGATTTTTCCAAACCCCATACTTCACAACCAACTTCCCCTCTTAATTTCTCAACTTGtgctctttctccttcttggTCCCTAATGAGCTGCTTGTTTGAGTGCGGAGATGCCGTACTCCAGGATAAACTCCCAACAGACACAAACTGCAATAGGGAACCATGTGTGTTTGAGGAGAAGCCGGGGCAGAAATAAGCTGCAGCTGGAGTTATGGAAATGAGCACAGGTTGTTGAGAAGTTAAGATGCTCTCCTGAACTCTGCCACCTTGGGCAGGACTCTCGATGGTTGAAGTTTTGgcctcttcatttggaaaatggaAGCACTGGACTGTGGGACCTTTAGAGGACCTCCCATCTCTAAATAGTTCTTGTTCTTGAGATTGCATTAAACCAAGACAGATCCTGTTACTTAAGGTGAGAAAGGCAACGATTAAAGCATCCTTATTAATGTTCAAAAATCAATGCAACATATTTTtactaaagaaactgaaaaatataccTCCACAAAGCATTCTGGTGTTAAAGGTGGCTATTTCCAACTTATAAATAATTAAGCCTTtgatatgaaattttaaatggtttCAACATGCtcatctttgtttctctctctctccttctccattCCACCCACCCTTAGGCTTATGAGCGGCCACAGAAACACTCagctctccactatgacccaggcctcccacaggATTTCACCAGTGACACCTTAAAACCAAAGCACCAGCAAAAAAGCAGCAGCCAGAACCACATGGACTGGTCCACCAACTCTGACAATGGACCTGCCACTCAGAATTGCTTCATCAGTCCAGAGTCTGGCAGAGAAACTGCAAGCACCAGCAAGATCCCAGCTCTTGAGCCCATGGCTTCCTTTGCAAAGGCCCAGGGTAAGAAAGGCAGTGCAGGGAGCACATGGAATCAGTTGTCCAACAGTAACAAAGATCTGCTCTTGGGAGGTGTGGTTCCATCTCCAAGCAACCACAGCTCACCAGCCCCACCCAGCAGCTCTGCTGAGTGCAGTGGGATTCAGCCCTTGGTAGATCAAGATGGAGGAAGTACAAAGGAGCCCCTTGAACCACCTACTATAAGCAGCAAGAAAAAGTCCAGTAAAAAAGATGTGATAAGTCAAACCATACCAAACTCAGACCTAGACTGGGTCAAGAATGCTCAGAAAGCATTTGACAGTacagaagggaaaagggaaggctACTCTGCAGATAATGCCCAAGAGGCCTCACCAGCCAGGCAGAATGTGAGTTCCGTCAGTAATCCTGAAAATGACTCAAGCCATGTCCGGATTACTATCCCTATCAAGGCACCTTGCCTCGATCCAAGCAGCCATAAGAGGAAAAAGAGACAGTCCATCAAAGCAGTGGTGGAAAAGATCATGCCAGAGAAAGCCTTGACTTCGGGAATCACTATGAGCAGTGAAGTAGTTAATAGGATATTTTCCAACCCCGAGGGTAATAAGAAAGACCCCCGTGTCCCTAAGTTGGGTAAAATGATGGAGAACGAGTCCCCCTCAGCTGGCCTTGAAACTGGTGTAAATGCTGAGAAAGTTGTCCCAGGAGGTGTACCTAAGCAGAGAAAGCCACCCATGGTCATGACGCCTCCAACATGCACAGATCACTCTGCAAGAAAGCTGCCAGAAATCCAGCACCCCAAATTTGCCGCCAAACGGAGGTGGACGTGCAGCAAACCAAAACCCACCAGTCTGCTTCGGGAGGCAGTCATGGCCACCTCCGATAAATTGATGGTGGAACCACCGTCTGCTTATCCCATCACTCCATCCAGCCCTCTCTACACCAACACAGACAGTCTTACTGTGATCACGCCAGTCAAAAAGAAGCGGGGGCGACCAAAGAAGCAGCCTTTGCTCACGGTTGAGACAATTCATGAGGGGACGTCCACCAGTCCAGTCAGTCCCATCAGTCGGGAGTTTCCTGGCaccaagaagagaaagagacgACGTAGTTTAGCTAAGTTGGCCCAACTAGTGCCAGGAGAGGACAAACCCATGAGCGAGATGAAATTTCACAAAAAAGTAGGAAAGCTTGGGGTATTGGATAAGAAGACCATCAAAACTATTAATAAGATGAAAACACTCAAGAGGAAAAATATATTGAACCAGATCTTGTCCTGCTCCAGCAGCATAGCACTGAAGGCCAAAGCTCCCCCGGAGACCAGCCCTGGGGCAGCAGCGATCGAGAGCAAACTGGGCAAGCAGATTAATGTCAGCAAGAGGGGCACCATCTACATCGGCAAGAAAAGGGGCAGGAAGCCGAGGGCAGAGCTGCCACCCCCATCCGAAGAACCCAAAACAGCCATCAAGCACCCGAGGCCTGTTTCTAGCCAGCCGGATGTTCCCGCCGTGCCTTCCAACCTTCAGTCACTTGTGGCGTCTTCACCAGCAGCTATGCACCCACTTTCGACACAGTTGGGTGGGTCCAATGGCAACCTGAGCCCCGCCAGCACTGAAACCAATTTTTCAGAGTTGAAAACTATGCCAAATCTCCAGCCCATCAGTGCTCTTCCAACCAAAACCCAAAAGGGAATCCATAGTGGGACCTGGAAGCTGTCTCCACCCAGGCTGATGGCCAACTCCCCGTCACACCTTTGCGAGATCGGGTCACTCAAGGAGATAACACTGTCCCCTGTGAGCGAGTCCCACAGTGAAGAGACGATCCCGAGTGACAGTGGCATTGGGACAGACAACAACAGCACGTCTGACCAAGCAGAGAAGAGTTCTGAATCCCGACGGAGGTACTCTTTTGATTTCTGCTCCCTGGACAACCCGGAGGCCATCCCATCTGACACCAGCACAAAGAACCGGCATGGCCACCGGCAGAAGCATCTCATCGTGGACAACTTTCTGGCCCACGAAAGCCTCAAGAAGCCAAAGCACAAGAGGAAACGGAAAAGCCTGCAAAACCGTGATGATCTCCAGTTTCTGGCGGACCTAGAAGAGCTCATCACAAAGTTCCAGGTGTTCAGGATCTCCCACCGGAGTTATACCTTTTACCACGAGAATCCGTATCCCAGCATTTTTCGGATTAATTTTGATCACTATTACCCGGTGCCATATATCCAGTATGACCCGTTGCTCTATCTTCGTAGGACTTCAGACTTAAAGTCAAAGAAGAAGCGTGGTAGGCCTGCAAAAACCAATGACACCATGACAA
It includes:
- the SETBP1 gene encoding SET-binding protein isoform X1, with product MESREVLSGSRQRGSESEFLPVSSAKPSTTPSCTREPLLSAPETGKGIPAGGERMEPEEEDELGSGRDVDSNSNADSEKWVAGDGLEEQEFSIKEANFTEGSLKLKIQTTKRAKKPPKNLENYICPPEIKITIKQSDQKVSRAGKNSKATKEEDRSHSKKKLLTASDLAASDLKGFQPQAYERPQKHSALHYDPGLPQDFTSDTLKPKHQQKSSSQNHMDWSTNSDNGPATQNCFISPESGRETASTSKIPALEPMASFAKAQGKKGSAGSTWNQLSNSNKDLLLGGVVPSPSNHSSPAPPSSSAECSGIQPLVDQDGGSTKEPLEPPTISSKKKSSKKDVISQTIPNSDLDWVKNAQKAFDSTEGKREGYSADNAQEASPARQNVSSVSNPENDSSHVRITIPIKAPCLDPSSHKRKKRQSIKAVVEKIMPEKALTSGITMSSEVVNRIFSNPEGNKKDPRVPKLGKMMENESPSAGLETGVNAEKVVPGGVPKQRKPPMVMTPPTCTDHSARKLPEIQHPKFAAKRRWTCSKPKPTSLLREAVMATSDKLMVEPPSAYPITPSSPLYTNTDSLTVITPVKKKRGRPKKQPLLTVETIHEGTSTSPVSPISREFPGTKKRKRRRSLAKLAQLVPGEDKPMSEMKFHKKVGKLGVLDKKTIKTINKMKTLKRKNILNQILSCSSSIALKAKAPPETSPGAAAIESKLGKQINVSKRGTIYIGKKRGRKPRAELPPPSEEPKTAIKHPRPVSSQPDVPAVPSNLQSLVASSPAAMHPLSTQLGGSNGNLSPASTETNFSELKTMPNLQPISALPTKTQKGIHSGTWKLSPPRLMANSPSHLCEIGSLKEITLSPVSESHSEETIPSDSGIGTDNNSTSDQAEKSSESRRRYSFDFCSLDNPEAIPSDTSTKNRHGHRQKHLIVDNFLAHESLKKPKHKRKRKSLQNRDDLQFLADLEELITKFQVFRISHRSYTFYHENPYPSIFRINFDHYYPVPYIQYDPLLYLRRTSDLKSKKKRGRPAKTNDTMTKVPFLQGFSYPIPSGSYYAPYGMPYTSMPMMNLGYYSQYPAPVYLSHTLGAASPFMRPTVPPPQFHTSSHVKMSGTAKHKAKHGVHLQGPVGMGLGDRQPSLNPPKVGSASLSSGRLHKRKHKHKHKHKEDRLLGTHDNLSGLFAGKATGFSSHILSERLSSADKELSLVSEKNKHKEKQKHQHSEASHKASKNNFEVDTLSTLSLSDAQHWTQAKDKGDLSSEPADSCAKRYSGNGGDGGGARPESLDVFSEMNPPNDKWDSDVSASKRRSYEGFGTYREKDIQAFKMNRKERSPYDSSVSPGIPSPHLKVDQTATHGKNESSASTVMTRKKPATVDSVAIPPAPVLSLLAASAATSDAGLENCLWIKEKSSSSLKKRFKRREIEAIQCEVRKMCNYTKILSTKKNLDHVNKILKAKRLQRQSKTGNNFVKKRRGRPRKQPTQFDEDSRDQMPVLEKCIDLPSKRGQKPSLSPLVLEPAASQDTIMATIEAVIHMAREAPPLPPPPPPPLPPPPPPPPPPPPPLPKTPRGGGKRKHKPQPPAQPPQQAPPPQPLPPEEEVKAKRQRKSRGSESDVLP
- the SETBP1 gene encoding SET-binding protein isoform X3, with product MESREVLSGSRQRGSESEFLPVSSAKPSTTPSCTREPLLSAPETGKGIPAGGERMEPEEEDELGSGRDVDSNSNADSEKWVAGDGLEEQEFSIKEANFTEGSLKLKIQTTKRAKKPPKNLENYICPPEIKITIKQSDQKVSRAGKNSKATKEEDRSHSKKKAYERPQKHSALHYDPGLPQDFTSDTLKPKHQQKSSSQNHMDWSTNSDNGPATQNCFISPESGRETASTSKIPALEPMASFAKAQGKKGSAGSTWNQLSNSNKDLLLGGVVPSPSNHSSPAPPSSSAECSGIQPLVDQDGGSTKEPLEPPTISSKKKSSKKDVISQTIPNSDLDWVKNAQKAFDSTEGKREGYSADNAQEASPARQNVSSVSNPENDSSHVRITIPIKAPCLDPSSHKRKKRQSIKAVVEKIMPEKALTSGITMSSEVVNRIFSNPEGNKKDPRVPKLGKMMENESPSAGLETGVNAEKVVPGGVPKQRKPPMVMTPPTCTDHSARKLPEIQHPKFAAKRRWTCSKPKPTSLLREAVMATSDKLMVEPPSAYPITPSSPLYTNTDSLTVITPVKKKRGRPKKQPLLTVETIHEGTSTSPVSPISREFPGTKKRKRRRSLAKLAQLVPGEDKPMSEMKFHKKVGKLGVLDKKTIKTINKMKTLKRKNILNQILSCSSSIALKAKAPPETSPGAAAIESKLGKQINVSKRGTIYIGKKRGRKPRAELPPPSEEPKTAIKHPRPVSSQPDVPAVPSNLQSLVASSPAAMHPLSTQLGGSNGNLSPASTETNFSELKTMPNLQPISALPTKTQKGIHSGTWKLSPPRLMANSPSHLCEIGSLKEITLSPVSESHSEETIPSDSGIGTDNNSTSDQAEKSSESRRRYSFDFCSLDNPEAIPSDTSTKNRHGHRQKHLIVDNFLAHESLKKPKHKRKRKSLQNRDDLQFLADLEELITKFQVFRISHRSYTFYHENPYPSIFRINFDHYYPVPYIQYDPLLYLRRTSDLKSKKKRGRPAKTNDTMTKVPFLQGFSYPIPSGSYYAPYGMPYTSMPMMNLGYYSQYPAPVYLSHTLGAASPFMRPTVPPPQFHTSSHVKMSGTAKHKAKHGVHLQGPVGMGLGDRQPSLNPPKVGSASLSSGRLHKRKHKHKHKHKEDRLLGTHDNLSGLFAGKATGFSSHILSERLSSADKELSLVSEKNKHKEKQKHQHSEASHKASKNNFEVDTLSTLSLSDAQHWTQAKDKGDLSSEPADSCAKRYSGNGGDGGGARPESLDVFSEMNPPNDKWDSDVSASKRRSYEGFGTYREKDIQAFKMNRKERSPYDSSVSPGIPSPHLKVDQTATHGKNESSASTVMTRKKPATVDSVAIPPAPVLSLLAASAATSDAGLENCLWIKEKSSSSLKKRFKRREIEAIQCEVRKMCNYTKILSTKKNLDHVNKILKAKRLQRQSKTGNNFVKKRRGRPRKQPTQFDEDSRDQMPVLEKCIDLPSKRGQKPSLSPLVLEPAASQDTIMATIEAVIHMAREAPPLPPPPPPPLPPPPPPPPPPPPPLPKTPRGGGKRKHKPQPPAQPPQQAPPPQPLPPEEEVKAKRQRKSRGSESDVLP
- the SETBP1 gene encoding SET-binding protein isoform X2, producing MESREVLSGSRQRGSESEFLPVSSAKPSTTPSCTREPLLSAPETGKGIPAGGERMEPEEEDELGSGRDVDSNSNADSEKWVAGDGLEEQEFSIKEANFTEGSLKLKIQTTKRAKKPPKNLENYICPPEIKITIKQSDQKVSRAGKNSKATKEEDRSHSKKKLLTASDLAASDLKGFQPQAYERPQKHSALHYDPGLPQDFTSDTLKPKHQQKSSSQNHMDWSTNSDNGPATQNCFISPESGRETASTSKIPALEPMASFAKAQGKKGSAGSTWNQLSNSNKDLLLGGVVPSPSNHSSPAPPSSSAECSGIQPLVDQDGGSTKEPLEPPTISSKKKSSKKDVISQTIPNSDLDWVKNAQKAFDSTEGKREGYSADNAQEASPARQNVSSVSNPENDSSHVRITIPIKAPCLDPSSHKRKKRQSIKAVVEKIMPEKALTSGITMSSEVVNRIFSNPEGNKKDPRVPKLGKMMENESPSAGLETGVNAEKVVPGGVPKQRKPPMVMTPPTCTDHSARKLPEIQHPKFAAKRRWTCSKPKPTSLLREAVMATSDKLMVEPPSAYPITPSSPLYTNTDSLTVITPVKKKRGRPKKQPLLTVETIHEGTSTSPVSPISREFPGTKKRKRRRSLAKLAQLVPGEDKPMSEMKFHKKVGKLGVLDKKTIKTINKMKTLKRKNILNQILSCSSSIALKAKAPPETSPGAAAIESKLGKQINVSKRGTIYIGKKRGRKPRAELPPPSEEPKTAIKHPRPVSSQPDVPAVPSNLQSLVASSPAAMHPLSTQLGGSNGNLSPASTETNFSELKTMPNLQPISALPTKTQKGIHSGTWKLSPPRLMANSPSHLCEIGSLKEITLSPVSESHSEETIPSDSGIGTDNNSTSDQAEKSSESRRRYSFDFCSLDNPEAIPSDTSTKNRHGHRQKHLIVDNFLAHESLKKPKHKRKRKSLQNRDDLQFLADLEELITKFQVFRISHRSYTFYHENPYPSIFRINFDHYYPVPYIQYDPLLYLRRTSDLKSKKKRGRPAKTNDTMTKVPFLQGFSYPIPSGSYYAPYGMPYTSMPMMNLGYYSQYPAPVYLSHTLGAASPFMRPTVPPPQFHTSSHVKMSGTAKHKAKHGVHLQGPVGMGLGDRQPSLNPPKVGSASLSSGRLHKRKHKHKHKHKEDRLLGTHDNLSGLFAGKATGFSSHILSERLSSADKELSLVSEKNKHKEKQKHQHSEASHKASKNNFEVDTLSTLSLSDAQHWTQAKDKGDLSSEPADSCAKRYSGNGGDGGGARPESLDVFSEMNPPNDKWDSDVSASKRRSYEGFGTYREKDIQAFKMNRKERSPYDSSVSPGIPSPHLKVDQTATHGKNESSASTVMTRKKPATVDSVAIPPAPVLSLLAASAATSDAASSSLKKRFKRREIEAIQCEVRKMCNYTKILSTKKNLDHVNKILKAKRLQRQSKTGNNFVKKRRGRPRKQPTQFDEDSRDQMPVLEKCIDLPSKRGQKPSLSPLVLEPAASQDTIMATIEAVIHMAREAPPLPPPPPPPLPPPPPPPPPPPPPLPKTPRGGGKRKHKPQPPAQPPQQAPPPQPLPPEEEVKAKRQRKSRGSESDVLP
- the SETBP1 gene encoding SET-binding protein isoform X4, translated to MDWSTNSDNGPATQNCFISPESGRETASTSKIPALEPMASFAKAQGKKGSAGSTWNQLSNSNKDLLLGGVVPSPSNHSSPAPPSSSAECSGIQPLVDQDGGSTKEPLEPPTISSKKKSSKKDVISQTIPNSDLDWVKNAQKAFDSTEGKREGYSADNAQEASPARQNVSSVSNPENDSSHVRITIPIKAPCLDPSSHKRKKRQSIKAVVEKIMPEKALTSGITMSSEVVNRIFSNPEGNKKDPRVPKLGKMMENESPSAGLETGVNAEKVVPGGVPKQRKPPMVMTPPTCTDHSARKLPEIQHPKFAAKRRWTCSKPKPTSLLREAVMATSDKLMVEPPSAYPITPSSPLYTNTDSLTVITPVKKKRGRPKKQPLLTVETIHEGTSTSPVSPISREFPGTKKRKRRRSLAKLAQLVPGEDKPMSEMKFHKKVGKLGVLDKKTIKTINKMKTLKRKNILNQILSCSSSIALKAKAPPETSPGAAAIESKLGKQINVSKRGTIYIGKKRGRKPRAELPPPSEEPKTAIKHPRPVSSQPDVPAVPSNLQSLVASSPAAMHPLSTQLGGSNGNLSPASTETNFSELKTMPNLQPISALPTKTQKGIHSGTWKLSPPRLMANSPSHLCEIGSLKEITLSPVSESHSEETIPSDSGIGTDNNSTSDQAEKSSESRRRYSFDFCSLDNPEAIPSDTSTKNRHGHRQKHLIVDNFLAHESLKKPKHKRKRKSLQNRDDLQFLADLEELITKFQVFRISHRSYTFYHENPYPSIFRINFDHYYPVPYIQYDPLLYLRRTSDLKSKKKRGRPAKTNDTMTKVPFLQGFSYPIPSGSYYAPYGMPYTSMPMMNLGYYSQYPAPVYLSHTLGAASPFMRPTVPPPQFHTSSHVKMSGTAKHKAKHGVHLQGPVGMGLGDRQPSLNPPKVGSASLSSGRLHKRKHKHKHKHKEDRLLGTHDNLSGLFAGKATGFSSHILSERLSSADKELSLVSEKNKHKEKQKHQHSEASHKASKNNFEVDTLSTLSLSDAQHWTQAKDKGDLSSEPADSCAKRYSGNGGDGGGARPESLDVFSEMNPPNDKWDSDVSASKRRSYEGFGTYREKDIQAFKMNRKERSPYDSSVSPGIPSPHLKVDQTATHGKNESSASTVMTRKKPATVDSVAIPPAPVLSLLAASAATSDAGLENCLWIKEKSSSSLKKRFKRREIEAIQCEVRKMCNYTKILSTKKNLDHVNKILKAKRLQRQSKTGNNFVKKRRGRPRKQPTQFDEDSRDQMPVLEKCIDLPSKRGQKPSLSPLVLEPAASQDTIMATIEAVIHMAREAPPLPPPPPPPLPPPPPPPPPPPPPLPKTPRGGGKRKHKPQPPAQPPQQAPPPQPLPPEEEVKAKRQRKSRGSESDVLP